The Balaenoptera acutorostrata chromosome 10, mBalAcu1.1, whole genome shotgun sequence genome has a window encoding:
- the DEF6 gene encoding differentially expressed in FDCP 6 homolog: MALRKELLKSVWYAFTALDVEKSGKVSKSQLKVLSHNLYTVLHIPHDPVALEEHFRDDDDGPVSSQGYMPYLNKYILDKVEEGAFVKEHFDELCWTLTAKKNYRVDSNGNSMLSNQDAFRLWCLFNFLSEDKYPLIMVPDEVEYLLKKVLSSMSLEVGLGELEELLAQEAQAAQSTSGLSVWQFLELFNSGRCLRGVGRDTLSMAIHEVYQELIQDVLKQGYLWKRGHLRRNWTERWFQLQPNCLCYFGSEECKEKRGTILLDAQCCVEVLPDREGKRCMFCVKTASRTYEMSASDTRQRQEWTAAIQTAIRLQAEGKMSLHKDLKQKRREQREQRERRRAAKEEEMLRLQQLQEEKERKLQELELLQEAQRQAERLLQEEEERRRTQHRELQQALEGQLREAEQARASMQAEMELKKEEAARQRQRIEELEEMQQRLQEALQLEVKARQDEEAVRLAQTRLLEEEEEKLKQLLQLKEEQERYIERAQQEKQELQQEMALQSRSLQQAQQQLEEVRQNRQRADEDVEAAQRKLRQASTNVKHWNVQMNRLMHPIEPGDKRPTTSSSFTGFQASLLARRDSSLKRLTHWGSHDNKTPSPSSSEQQKSLSCGEEAPISASAPQEDKVDPAPEN; the protein is encoded by the exons ATGGCCCTGCGCAAGGAGCTGCTTAAGTCCGTCTGGTACGCTTTCACCGCGCTGGACGTGGAGAAGAGCGGCAAGGTCTCCAAGTCCCAGCTCAAG GTGCTGTCCCACAACCTGTACACCGTCCTGCACATCCCTCACGACCCTGTGGCCCTGGAGGAACACTTCCGAGATGACGACGATGGCCCTGTGTCTAGCCAGGGGTACATGCCCTACCTCAACAAGTACATCCTGGACAAG gtggaggagggggctTTCGTTAAGGAGCACTTTGATGAGCTATGCTGGACGCTGACGGCCAAGAAGAACTATCGGGTGGATAGCAACGGGAACAGCATGCTCTCCAATCAGGATGCCTTCCGCCTCTGGTGCCTCTTCAACTTCCTGTCTGAGGACAAGTACCCTCTGATCATGGTTCCTGATGAG GTGGAATACCTGCTGAAGAAGGTGCTCAGCAGCATGAGCTTGGAGGTGGGCTTGGGTGAGCTGGAGGAGCTGCTGGCCCAGGAGGCCCAGGCAGCCCAGAGCACCAGCGGGCTCAGCGTCTGGCAGTTCCTGGAGCTCTTCAACTCAGGCCGCTGTCTGCGAGGCGTGGGGCGAGACACCCTCAGCATGGCCATCCACGAGGTCTACCAGGAACTCATCCAGGACGTCCTGAAGCAG GGCTACCTGTGGAAGCGAGGGCACCTGAGGAGGAACTGGACAGAACGCTGGTTCCAGCTGCAGCCCAACTGCCTCTGCTATTTCGGGAGTGAAGAGTGCAAGGAGAAAAGGGGTACAATCCTGCTGGATGCGCAGTGCTGCGTGGAG GTGCTGCCCGACCGAGAAGGGAAGCGCTGCATGTTCTGTGTGAAGACTGCCTCCCGCACGTACGAGATGAGCGCCTCAGACACGCGCCAGCGCCAGGAGTGGACGGCTG CCATCCAGACGGCGATCCGGCTGCAGGCCGAGGGGAAGATGTCGCTGCACAAGGACCTGAAGCAGAAGCGGCGCGAGCAGCGGGAGCAGCGGGAGCGGCGCCGGGCGGCCAAGGAGGAGGAGATGCTGCGGCTGCAGCAGCTACAGGAGGAGAAGGAGCGGAAGCTGCAGGAGCTGGAGCTGCTGCAGGAGGCGCAGCGGCAGGCCGAGCGCctgctgcaggaggaggaggagcggcGCCGCACCCAGCACCGCGAGCTGCAACAGGCGCTCGAGGGCCAGCTGCGCGAGGCTGAGCAG GCAAGGGCCTCCATGCAGGCTGAGATGGAGCTGAAGAAGGAGGAGGCTGCCCGGCAGCGGCAGCGCATCGAGGAGCTGGAGGAGATGCAGCAGAGGCTTCAGGAGGCCCTGCAACTGGAGGTGAAAGCTCGGCAGGACGAGGAGGCCGTGCGCCTAGCCCAGACCAG actgctggaggaggaggaggagaagttgAAGCAGCTGCTGCAGCTGAAGGAGGAACAGGAGCGCTATATTGAGCGGGCACAGCAGGAGAAGCAGGAACTGCAGCAGGAGATGGCCCTGCAGAGCCGCTCCCTGCAGCAGGCCCAGCAGCAGTTGGAGGAGGTGCGGCAGAACCGGCAGCGGGCCGACGAGGACGTGGAG GCTGCACAGCGGAAGTTGCGCCAGGCCAGTACCAACGTGAAACACTGGAATGTCCAGATGAACCGGCTCATGCATCCAATTGAACCTGGAG ACAAGCGTCCCACCACCAGCAGCTCCTTCACAGGCTTCCAGGCCTCTCTACTCGCCCGCCGTGACTCCTCCCTAAAACGCCTGACTCACTGGGGATCCCACGACAACAAGACCCCCTCACCCAGCAGCAGTGAGCAGCAGAAGTCCCTCAGTTGTGGGGAAGAGGCGCCCATCTCAGCTTCCGCCCCTCAGGAAGATAAAGTGGACCCAGCACCAGAAAACTAA